The Porphyrobacter sp. HT-58-2 genome has a window encoding:
- a CDS encoding CPBP family intramembrane glutamic endopeptidase, whose product MADLILPVRIDKRHRLAAIILVASITVAATNFFLFGREDSVLWAIHKATDGWINENLTLFVPLTLAIIGGMVMAWGRQSLADLGLGAGWAVRLVLLLLTGWTVMQAIALAAALASGMGIALHPAWAKYGAGTVLGLLIAMVLGTAPFEDGLFRGYVLPQLYFQSGKRIANETARAIAALLLCAVIFALWHLPTILLNREVTAGAVVGALAYMLLGGVMLGLLYLRTGRLEIVIALHALVNAPTMLVASPLPGSALAGLVGVAAIIAGPFLAGQRWSPGLVRFVPR is encoded by the coding sequence ATGGCCGATCTGATCTTGCCGGTGCGCATCGACAAGCGGCATCGACTGGCGGCGATCATCCTTGTCGCAAGCATTACTGTGGCCGCGACTAATTTTTTCCTGTTCGGACGCGAGGATTCGGTCCTGTGGGCCATCCACAAGGCGACTGATGGCTGGATCAACGAAAATCTGACCCTGTTCGTGCCGCTGACTCTGGCGATCATCGGCGGGATGGTGATGGCATGGGGCCGCCAGAGCCTTGCCGATCTCGGCCTCGGCGCGGGCTGGGCGGTGCGACTGGTGTTGTTGCTGCTGACCGGATGGACGGTGATGCAGGCCATCGCGCTGGCGGCCGCGCTGGCCAGCGGGATGGGGATCGCGCTCCACCCGGCGTGGGCCAAGTATGGCGCTGGCACGGTGCTGGGCCTGCTGATCGCAATGGTGCTGGGCACGGCGCCGTTCGAGGACGGGCTGTTCCGCGGCTATGTGCTCCCGCAGCTTTATTTTCAGTCGGGTAAGCGCATCGCCAACGAGACTGCCCGCGCAATCGCGGCGCTGCTGCTGTGCGCGGTGATCTTTGCCTTGTGGCACCTGCCGACGATCCTGCTCAACCGCGAGGTAACTGCGGGTGCTGTCGTCGGGGCGCTGGCCTACATGCTACTGGGCGGAGTGATGCTGGGTCTGCTGTACCTGCGCACCGGGCGGTTGGAGATCGTGATCGCCCTGCACGCACTGGTCAATGCGCCGACGATGCTGGTCGCAAGCCCGCTCCCCGGATCGGCACTGGCCGGTCTTGTGGGTGTGGCGGCGATCATTGCCGGGCCATTTCTTGCCGGCCAGCGCTGGTCGCCCGGGCTGGTGCGCTTCGTGCCGCGCTAA
- the recJ gene encoding single-stranded-DNA-specific exonuclease RecJ yields the protein MPASPLPPPAFAPVLGVATSLSGKAWRWRGGNMELGDAAQGLDHSILEQLLLTRGVAEDDLARHAQPTLRAFLPDPSCLRDMDTAAERLADAVTTGERVTIYGDYDVDGATSAALLVELLRQLGLEAGYYIPDRLLEGYGPSGEALVRLAETGSQLIVTVDCGAMAHEALGMARDAGVDVIVVDHHKCAPELPPAVALVNPNRLDESDLGAAHGHLAAVGVAFLLGVALVRTLRGRGWFAGGRSEPDLMGLLDLVALGTVADVAALHGLNRAFVAQGLKVLARRDRIGMAALMDASRLARAPQCSDLGFALGPRINAGGRIGESTLGVRLLTTNDPEEARAIAAQLSQLNDERRAIEAEVQEAAEAQLAGQHNMAVQVLSGHGWHPGVIGIVAGRIKEKTGKPAVVIALDESQGKGSGRSISGVDLGAAIIAAREAGLLVAGGGHAMAAGLTIDPARLADFAGFLDERLARDVERARAGAAMLLDLALAPGGLTPDLVETLEAAGPYGVGWPAPRVAVGPVRIVKADIVGKDHVRLIASGNDGKSFKAIAFRAAETELGQTLLHRSNGRRFHLAGRAKIDDWGNRPTAELQLEDAAFAD from the coding sequence ATGCCTGCCAGCCCCCTGCCCCCGCCTGCTTTTGCGCCCGTGCTGGGCGTTGCCACCTCGCTTTCGGGCAAGGCCTGGCGCTGGCGCGGCGGGAACATGGAACTGGGCGATGCCGCCCAAGGCCTTGACCATTCGATCCTTGAGCAGTTGCTGCTGACACGTGGCGTGGCCGAGGATGATCTTGCCCGCCACGCCCAACCAACCTTGCGCGCCTTCCTGCCCGACCCTTCGTGCCTTCGCGACATGGACACCGCCGCAGAGCGTCTGGCCGATGCCGTCACCACCGGCGAGCGAGTGACGATCTATGGCGACTATGATGTGGACGGGGCCACCAGTGCCGCGCTGTTGGTGGAACTGCTGCGCCAGCTGGGGCTGGAGGCAGGTTACTACATCCCCGACCGCCTGCTGGAAGGTTATGGCCCAAGCGGAGAGGCGCTGGTCAGGCTGGCGGAGACCGGATCGCAGCTGATCGTCACGGTCGATTGCGGCGCGATGGCGCACGAGGCGCTGGGCATGGCGCGCGATGCGGGGGTGGATGTCATCGTGGTCGATCACCACAAATGCGCGCCCGAGCTTCCGCCCGCTGTCGCTCTGGTCAATCCCAACCGGCTCGACGAAAGCGATCTGGGCGCGGCGCATGGCCACCTCGCGGCGGTCGGCGTCGCCTTCCTACTCGGCGTTGCGCTGGTGCGGACATTGCGAGGCCGGGGCTGGTTTGCGGGCGGACGGTCGGAGCCTGACCTGATGGGCCTGCTCGATCTTGTCGCGCTCGGCACGGTGGCCGACGTTGCCGCGCTGCACGGCCTGAACCGTGCATTTGTTGCGCAGGGGCTGAAAGTGCTGGCCCGACGCGACCGGATCGGGATGGCGGCGCTGATGGATGCAAGCCGTCTCGCCCGCGCGCCGCAATGCAGCGATCTCGGCTTCGCGCTTGGCCCGCGCATCAATGCCGGCGGGCGGATCGGCGAATCGACTCTGGGCGTGCGCCTCCTGACCACGAACGACCCCGAAGAAGCCCGCGCCATCGCCGCGCAGCTTTCCCAGCTGAATGACGAACGCCGCGCGATCGAAGCGGAAGTGCAGGAAGCGGCCGAGGCGCAGCTGGCGGGCCAGCACAACATGGCGGTGCAGGTCTTGTCCGGCCACGGCTGGCACCCCGGCGTGATCGGGATCGTTGCCGGGCGCATCAAGGAAAAGACCGGAAAGCCCGCAGTCGTGATCGCACTGGACGAATCGCAGGGCAAAGGCTCCGGACGTTCGATCAGCGGCGTTGATCTGGGCGCCGCGATCATTGCCGCACGCGAGGCGGGACTGCTGGTCGCAGGCGGTGGTCACGCAATGGCCGCGGGGCTGACGATCGACCCGGCGCGGCTCGCTGATTTCGCAGGCTTTCTTGATGAACGCCTGGCCCGCGATGTCGAGCGCGCGCGGGCGGGCGCAGCGATGCTGCTCGATCTCGCGCTGGCACCGGGAGGCCTGACCCCCGATCTGGTCGAAACGCTGGAGGCCGCTGGCCCCTATGGCGTGGGCTGGCCAGCGCCGCGGGTTGCGGTTGGCCCGGTACGGATTGTGAAGGCCGATATCGTTGGCAAGGATCACGTGCGCCTGATCGCAAGCGGCAATGACGGGAAGAGCTTCAAGGCCATCGCCTTTCGCGCGGCAGAGACCGAATTGGGCCAGACCCTGCTGCACCGCAGCAATGGGCGGCGCTTTCACCTTGCAGGGCGCGCGAAGATTGATGACTGGGGCAATCGCCCGACGGCTGAACTGCAACTGGAAGACGCAGCTTTCGCCGATTGA
- a CDS encoding sensor histidine kinase, with amino-acid sequence MGSGQNFPIAGVSLAAVTFVALLLLGVDVVIAVAVLTVWVGSLLVAAGRPPEPPRAKTRQRLTLESISDLIENSSIPLVITDRNTIALANHAARRMLGPHVIGQDTRVALRQPEAVSLLGENGQREAIVRGLVRRGDIWQINRQMIDDRLAMLEFINQTAEADISRAHTDFVANASHELRTPLAAILGYVETLQEGDAQLDTPTATKFLGIIEREAKRMQSLVSDLMSLSRVEAEKHELPTERIDLAALVERAARDAAGSARAERLLFDLAAQPVVHGDRQQLEQVVRNLVDNALKYGAPDTPVSVSLDLAQGDLARVTVADQGEGIAPEQIPHLTRRFYRTDPGRSRASGGTGLGLAIVKHIVERHRGRLDITSELGKGTRVVVRFPLAEAEAPPPEAAEFDQNPSETQQLS; translated from the coding sequence ATGGGCAGCGGCCAGAACTTTCCCATCGCCGGCGTCAGCCTTGCGGCGGTGACCTTCGTGGCGCTGCTGTTGCTGGGCGTGGACGTGGTGATTGCCGTGGCGGTGCTGACCGTGTGGGTCGGATCGCTGCTGGTGGCGGCGGGGCGTCCGCCGGAACCGCCCCGGGCCAAGACCAGGCAGCGACTGACCCTCGAATCGATCAGCGATCTGATCGAGAATTCCTCGATCCCGCTGGTCATAACGGACCGCAACACCATTGCGCTGGCCAATCATGCCGCGCGCCGGATGCTGGGGCCGCACGTGATCGGACAGGACACCCGCGTTGCCTTGCGCCAACCCGAAGCCGTGTCGCTGCTGGGCGAGAATGGCCAGCGCGAGGCGATCGTGCGCGGGCTCGTGCGGCGCGGAGATATCTGGCAGATCAATCGCCAGATGATCGATGACCGGCTGGCGATGCTCGAATTCATCAACCAGACCGCCGAGGCCGACATCAGCCGCGCGCATACCGATTTCGTCGCCAATGCCAGCCACGAACTGCGCACGCCGCTGGCTGCGATCCTCGGCTATGTCGAAACCTTGCAGGAAGGCGATGCGCAGCTCGACACGCCCACTGCCACCAAGTTCCTCGGAATCATCGAACGTGAAGCCAAGCGCATGCAATCATTGGTAAGCGATCTGATGAGCCTGTCGCGGGTCGAAGCGGAAAAGCACGAACTGCCGACCGAGCGGATCGATCTTGCCGCGCTGGTCGAACGCGCGGCGCGTGATGCGGCCGGTTCGGCACGGGCCGAGCGCCTCCTGTTCGATCTGGCCGCACAGCCGGTGGTGCACGGCGATCGCCAGCAGCTTGAACAGGTCGTGCGCAATCTGGTCGACAATGCGCTCAAATATGGCGCGCCCGACACGCCGGTCAGTGTGTCGCTGGATCTGGCGCAGGGCGATCTGGCCCGGGTGACCGTGGCCGATCAGGGCGAAGGCATTGCACCCGAACAGATCCCGCATCTCACCCGCCGCTTCTATCGCACCGATCCCGGGCGCAGCCGCGCTTCGGGCGGGACAGGGCTCGGGCTTGCGATCGTCAAACATATCGTGGAACGCCATCGCGGACGGCTCGACATAACCAGCGAGCTGGGTAAGGGAACACGCGTGGTGGTGCGGTTTCCGCTGGCCGAAGCCGAAGCGCCCCCGCCCGAAGCTGCCGAATTCGACCAGAACCCGTCAGAAACCCAACAATTGTCATAG
- a CDS encoding flavodoxin family protein, with product MATAAAAGAGDAGWLVAAADAAPEMLLGADGYIFCCPENLASMSGLMKEMFDRAYYPVLGRIEGRPYATIIAAGSDGEGAQRQIDRIATGWRLRRVAEPLIVNFAAQTAEAIAAPKQVPAAMIARCRELGAGMAEGLRLGVF from the coding sequence ATGGCGACGGCCGCTGCCGCAGGGGCCGGCGATGCCGGGTGGCTTGTCGCGGCGGCTGATGCTGCGCCCGAGATGCTGCTGGGTGCAGATGGCTACATCTTCTGCTGCCCGGAAAACCTCGCCAGCATGAGCGGTCTGATGAAGGAGATGTTCGACCGCGCCTATTACCCTGTGCTCGGCCGGATCGAAGGGCGGCCCTATGCCACGATCATCGCTGCCGGTTCGGACGGGGAGGGTGCGCAGCGGCAGATTGACCGCATCGCCACCGGATGGCGGCTCAGGCGGGTGGCCGAGCCGCTGATCGTCAATTTCGCGGCGCAGACTGCCGAAGCCATTGCCGCGCCCAAGCAGGTACCCGCAGCGATGATTGCCCGGTGTCGTGAATTGGGCGCTGGCATGGCAGAGGGGCTGCGGCTCGGCGTGTTCTAG
- a CDS encoding amidohydrolase family protein → MTEAILEPDLPIIDPHHHLWDLRPMLPMFPEPHHHFIAALVDNAHYTFDQLHAHLSGSGHNIIGTVFMECGAFYNGVYGDALKVVGEVEFVNGVAAQSASGLYGPSRYCAGIVGHADLTRGSHAGEVLDALQAAAPGRFRGIRHAAAWDADADVLGPPFHHPEGLYRDAAFREGFAELGKRGLTFDAWLLEPQLPDVIDLARAFPDQPICLDHCGTPLGVARYRGKLHERFDIWRHNIKELAACENVVVKLGGLAMAFCALPEDGPAAGHGSEHLAALWRPYIETSIEAFGPRRAMFESNYPVDYWGADYAVLWNAFKRLTRSASADEKSALFAGTAARFYGLEDLLG, encoded by the coding sequence ATGACCGAAGCCATCCTGGAACCCGATCTGCCGATCATCGATCCGCATCATCACCTGTGGGACCTGCGGCCGATGCTGCCGATGTTCCCCGAGCCGCATCACCACTTCATCGCTGCGCTGGTCGATAATGCGCATTACACCTTCGACCAGCTCCACGCGCATTTGTCGGGTAGCGGGCACAACATCATCGGCACGGTCTTCATGGAATGCGGCGCCTTCTACAATGGCGTCTATGGCGATGCGCTGAAGGTGGTGGGCGAGGTCGAATTCGTGAACGGCGTTGCCGCGCAATCGGCGAGCGGGCTGTACGGCCCATCGCGGTATTGTGCCGGGATCGTCGGCCATGCCGATCTGACCCGCGGCAGCCACGCTGGCGAAGTGCTCGATGCACTGCAAGCCGCCGCGCCCGGACGTTTCAGAGGTATTCGCCATGCCGCCGCATGGGATGCTGACGCAGACGTGCTCGGCCCGCCGTTCCACCACCCCGAAGGCCTCTACCGCGATGCCGCTTTTCGCGAGGGTTTCGCCGAGCTTGGCAAGCGCGGGCTGACCTTCGACGCGTGGCTGCTCGAACCGCAACTGCCGGACGTGATCGACCTTGCCCGCGCCTTTCCCGATCAGCCGATCTGCCTTGACCACTGCGGTACCCCGCTGGGGGTCGCGCGCTACAGAGGCAAGCTGCATGAGCGGTTCGATATCTGGCGGCACAATATCAAGGAGCTTGCCGCTTGCGAGAACGTGGTGGTCAAACTCGGCGGGCTGGCGATGGCGTTCTGCGCCCTGCCCGAAGATGGCCCTGCCGCTGGTCACGGATCGGAACACCTGGCCGCGCTGTGGCGACCCTATATCGAAACCTCCATCGAGGCCTTTGGGCCGCGCCGCGCCATGTTCGAAAGCAACTACCCGGTCGATTATTGGGGCGCGGATTACGCCGTGCTGTGGAACGCCTTCAAGCGCCTGACCCGCTCGGCCAGCGCCGATGAAAAGTCGGCCCTGTTCGCAGGCACGGCAGCGCGGTTCTACGGACTGGAGGATCTGCTCGGCTAG
- a CDS encoding DUF2189 domain-containing protein, producing the protein MAREGKAQMETTGQDSALNTPLSPPRVASDLTLGDLAKALGTGWRDFLAMPRFGLFFGGVYVLAGLLIGWVTVTGGNLTWLIPAIAGFPLVAPFVAVGLYEASRRRAAGAPLTWGAVLGALKGHGDDQILSMGVIVFVAFSFWMIVAHAIFAVFVGESGMGRDPLAALLTPEGLAMLGVGGAVGGVMAFAFYAMTVISLPLLVDRKVDFLTAIIASFAVVRRNFVVMLTWAAVIAALLFVAMLPGFLGLLVALPVLGHATWHLYHRAIA; encoded by the coding sequence GTGGCAAGGGAGGGCAAGGCGCAGATGGAAACGACCGGACAGGACAGCGCCCTGAACACGCCTCTGTCGCCCCCGCGGGTGGCCAGCGACCTGACGCTGGGCGATCTCGCCAAGGCGCTCGGTACCGGCTGGCGCGATTTTCTTGCGATGCCGCGCTTTGGCCTGTTCTTCGGCGGTGTCTATGTGCTGGCTGGCCTTCTGATCGGCTGGGTGACGGTGACAGGCGGCAATCTCACCTGGCTGATCCCGGCCATAGCGGGCTTCCCTCTGGTCGCGCCCTTTGTGGCAGTGGGCCTTTATGAGGCAAGCAGGCGGCGCGCGGCCGGTGCGCCGCTGACATGGGGTGCAGTGCTGGGCGCGCTCAAGGGCCATGGCGATGACCAGATCCTGTCGATGGGGGTGATCGTATTCGTTGCCTTTTCCTTCTGGATGATCGTGGCGCATGCGATTTTCGCGGTGTTCGTCGGCGAAAGCGGCATGGGGCGCGATCCCCTCGCCGCACTGCTGACGCCCGAAGGCCTTGCGATGCTTGGCGTTGGCGGCGCAGTCGGCGGCGTGATGGCCTTCGCCTTCTACGCCATGACCGTCATCAGCCTGCCGCTGCTGGTTGATCGCAAGGTCGATTTCCTGACCGCAATCATCGCCAGCTTCGCGGTAGTGCGCCGCAATTTCGTGGTGATGCTCACCTGGGCGGCGGTAATTGCGGCGCTGCTGTTCGTGGCGATGTTGCCGGGTTTTCTCGGTCTGCTGGTGGCCCTGCCGGTGCTGGGCCATGCGACCTGGCACCTCTATCACCGGGCCATCGCCTGA
- a CDS encoding NAD(P)H-dependent flavin oxidoreductase translates to MPLPAPFDRLRLPLIGSPLFIVSGPELVIAQCKAGIIGSFPALNARPQSQLDEWLHQITEELAAHNRANPDRPAAPFAVNQIVHKTNDRVDADMATCAKWQVPMIITSLGAREDIYTAVRNWGGVTMHDVINNRFAMKAIEKGATGLIPVAAGAGGHAGALSPFALMQEIREWFDGLVALSGSIGHGASILAAQALRADFAYAGSAFIATKEANATEGYKQGIVEGSSEGIVYTNLFTGVHGNYLRSSIEAAGLDPDDLPESDPSKMNFGSGGNTKAKAWKDIWGSGQGIGTIKEVGTVEDLVARFEREYHEAKARLAGNSGYASWAAMAQAAE, encoded by the coding sequence ATGCCCCTTCCCGCCCCGTTCGATCGTTTGCGCCTGCCGCTGATCGGCTCGCCGCTGTTCATCGTATCCGGCCCCGAACTGGTGATCGCGCAGTGCAAGGCGGGGATCATCGGCAGCTTTCCGGCGCTGAACGCGCGGCCGCAGTCGCAGCTTGACGAGTGGCTCCACCAGATCACCGAAGAACTGGCCGCGCACAACCGCGCCAATCCGGATCGCCCGGCGGCGCCCTTTGCGGTCAACCAGATCGTCCACAAGACCAACGACCGTGTCGATGCCGACATGGCGACCTGCGCAAAGTGGCAGGTGCCGATGATCATCACCTCATTGGGCGCGCGCGAGGACATCTACACCGCCGTGCGCAACTGGGGCGGCGTGACGATGCACGATGTAATCAACAACCGCTTCGCCATGAAGGCGATCGAAAAGGGCGCAACCGGCCTGATCCCGGTCGCAGCGGGTGCGGGCGGCCATGCAGGCGCGCTTTCGCCCTTTGCGCTGATGCAGGAAATCCGCGAATGGTTCGACGGGCTGGTGGCGCTGTCGGGTTCGATCGGCCACGGGGCCTCGATCCTTGCAGCGCAGGCCCTGCGCGCCGATTTCGCCTATGCCGGAAGCGCCTTCATCGCGACCAAGGAAGCCAACGCGACCGAAGGCTACAAGCAGGGCATCGTCGAAGGTTCGTCGGAAGGGATCGTCTACACCAACCTGTTCACCGGGGTGCATGGCAATTACCTGCGCTCCTCGATCGAGGCAGCGGGGCTTGATCCCGACGATCTGCCCGAAAGCGATCCGAGCAAGATGAACTTCGGCAGCGGCGGCAACACCAAGGCCAAGGCGTGGAAGGACATCTGGGGCTCGGGCCAGGGGATCGGCACGATCAAGGAAGTCGGCACGGTCGAAGACCTCGTCGCCCGGTTCGAGCGTGAATATCACGAGGCCAAGGCGCGGCTGGCGGGCAATTCGGGCTATGCCTCGTGGGCCGCGATGGCGCAGGCAGCAGAGTAA
- the pstA gene encoding phosphate ABC transporter permease PstA, with the protein MSTAALPDTTPNVGPTRTPAFEKRLAKRYRAERNFRLLGLSAVVFSVAVLVFLLGNMAINGIAGFQRAEMTVSINLPATQISADAAQLDTPEAMLWLKKQNLAEAVQLEAEMQLGKAGAAQLSPDAWRDVAAAIIDDPTLLGRTASFDLPATSAMAAALRGDGPPETRALAQRLADEGKLANNWDWGFLARSDATSPQAVGIWAALKGSMLTMLVTLVLAFPIGVLSALYLEEYAPKNRWTDIIEVSISNLAAVPSIIFGLLGLSVFLWLFPNLRSAPLIGGMTLALMTMPVIVISGRNAIKAVPPSIRDGALAIGASPVQVVFHHVLPLALPGMLTGTIIGMARALGETAPLLLIGMRAFVATPPDGFTSPATVLPMQIFLWSDEIDRGFVERTSAAIIVLLVFLLVMNGLAIYLRNKFEKRW; encoded by the coding sequence ATGAGCACCGCAGCCCTCCCCGATACCACACCGAATGTCGGGCCGACCCGTACGCCTGCCTTCGAAAAGCGGCTGGCCAAGCGTTACCGCGCCGAACGCAATTTCCGCCTGCTGGGCCTGTCTGCCGTGGTCTTCTCGGTCGCGGTGCTGGTGTTCCTGCTCGGCAATATGGCGATCAACGGCATTGCCGGGTTCCAGCGCGCCGAAATGACGGTGAGCATCAATCTTCCCGCAACGCAGATCAGCGCCGATGCAGCCCAGCTCGATACGCCCGAAGCGATGCTGTGGCTCAAGAAGCAGAACCTCGCCGAAGCCGTGCAGCTCGAAGCGGAAATGCAGCTTGGCAAGGCGGGTGCCGCGCAGCTTTCGCCTGATGCCTGGCGCGATGTCGCCGCCGCGATCATTGATGACCCCACGCTGCTCGGGCGCACGGCCAGCTTCGATCTGCCCGCAACCTCGGCGATGGCCGCTGCGCTGCGCGGTGATGGCCCGCCCGAAACACGCGCGCTGGCACAGCGCCTTGCCGATGAAGGCAAGCTGGCGAACAATTGGGACTGGGGCTTCCTTGCCCGTTCGGACGCCACCAGCCCGCAGGCGGTAGGCATCTGGGCCGCGCTCAAGGGCTCGATGCTGACGATGCTGGTCACGCTGGTGCTGGCTTTCCCGATCGGCGTGCTCTCGGCCCTCTACCTTGAGGAATATGCCCCCAAGAACCGCTGGACCGACATCATCGAGGTTTCGATCAGCAATCTTGCGGCGGTGCCGTCGATCATCTTCGGCCTGCTGGGCCTGTCGGTGTTCCTGTGGCTGTTCCCCAACCTACGTTCCGCCCCGCTGATCGGGGGCATGACGCTGGCGCTGATGACCATGCCGGTGATCGTCATTTCCGGGCGAAACGCGATCAAGGCGGTGCCGCCCTCGATCCGTGACGGTGCGCTCGCCATCGGCGCCTCGCCGGTGCAGGTCGTGTTCCACCATGTCCTGCCGCTGGCGCTGCCGGGGATGCTGACCGGCACCATTATCGGCATGGCCCGTGCGCTGGGCGAAACCGCCCCGCTGCTGCTGATCGGGATGCGCGCCTTCGTGGCCACCCCGCCCGACGGCTTTACCTCGCCCGCCACGGTGCTGCCGATGCAGATCTTCCTGTGGTCCGACGAGATCGATCGCGGCTTTGTGGAGCGCACCAGCGCGGCTATCATCGTGCTGCTGGTGTTCCTGCTCGTCATGAACGGCCTTGCCATCTACCTCCGCAACAAGTTCGAGAAACGCTGGTGA
- a CDS encoding AHH domain-containing protein — protein sequence MQVWGRRNRITVIAFRSVNVPGSRAYDPGLQRHHLLPRQLLSQRCFGAMFADIGRARVGFDDFRRNGLLLPANEVASLRTGMPLHRGPHRRYNEVVIARVGQIEARWSLLRRHDEDAALAEALMRLHLLQGALRRQLLAERRRILLNRNDPLGTGFDFTELDAMAEALWSAQ from the coding sequence ATGCAGGTTTGGGGTCGTCGCAATCGCATCACTGTCATCGCCTTCCGCTCGGTCAATGTGCCGGGTTCGCGGGCCTATGACCCCGGTCTGCAACGTCACCACCTGCTGCCCCGGCAATTGCTTTCCCAGCGATGCTTCGGCGCGATGTTTGCCGATATCGGACGCGCGCGGGTAGGATTTGACGATTTCCGCCGCAACGGCCTGCTGCTGCCCGCAAACGAGGTCGCCAGCCTGCGCACCGGGATGCCGCTCCACCGCGGGCCGCACCGGCGTTACAACGAGGTCGTGATCGCCCGCGTCGGCCAGATCGAGGCGCGCTGGTCGCTGCTGCGCCGTCATGACGAGGACGCAGCGCTGGCTGAGGCGCTGATGCGCCTGCATCTGCTGCAAGGTGCGCTGCGCCGCCAGTTGCTGGCGGAGCGTCGGCGGATCCTGCTCAACCGCAATGACCCGCTTGGCACCGGCTTCGACTTTACCGAGCTGGACGCGATGGCCGAGGCTTTGTGGTCAGCGCAGTAA
- the pstC gene encoding phosphate ABC transporter permease subunit PstC: MSPITLILIALGLGLVGWLAGRAKAWGFQTGDAAERPASRPVYHAWYVALWVVLPVLGFVVVWSVLSPQLVMQAVLASPAAQDLPAMAFERDAFLGEARAVALGQAPGVFNDDAEALIAPFREAIAHYNSVGVMVTVLIALAGGALAFLRLKPQFGARTRVERTVMAVLLVASLVAILTTFGIFASLVFETVRFFGIVSPVDFLFGTKWGPDTTASPDAVDPTRYGAVPLFWGTIFIGAIIAMIVAIPLGLMSAIYLTQYADPRVRTWIKPLLEILAGVPTVVYGYFAALTIAPAIRNAAVSLGIASASTESALAAGIVMGVMIIPFVSSMADDSMAAVPGAMRDGSLAMGATKSETIRKVLFPAALPGIVAGIMLAVSRAIGETMIVVMAASPAANLTANPLEPMSTVTVQIVKLLTGEQSTDHPATLSAFALGFVLFMVTLALNFIALRVVKRFREAYE, encoded by the coding sequence ATGTCGCCGATCACGTTGATCCTCATTGCGCTGGGCCTTGGCCTTGTCGGCTGGCTGGCCGGCCGGGCAAAAGCGTGGGGTTTCCAGACGGGCGATGCGGCTGAGCGGCCCGCATCGCGGCCGGTCTATCACGCCTGGTATGTCGCGCTGTGGGTCGTGCTGCCGGTGCTCGGCTTCGTGGTGGTGTGGTCGGTGCTTTCGCCGCAGCTGGTGATGCAGGCCGTGCTGGCCTCCCCGGCGGCGCAGGATCTGCCCGCGATGGCGTTCGAACGTGACGCCTTTCTCGGCGAGGCCCGCGCCGTCGCGCTGGGGCAGGCACCGGGCGTATTCAACGACGATGCCGAGGCGCTGATCGCTCCGTTCCGTGAAGCGATCGCCCATTACAATTCGGTCGGCGTGATGGTGACGGTGCTGATCGCGCTGGCAGGCGGCGCGCTCGCATTCCTTCGGCTGAAGCCGCAATTCGGCGCCCGAACGCGGGTCGAACGCACGGTAATGGCGGTGCTGCTGGTCGCTTCGCTGGTGGCGATCCTGACGACCTTCGGCATCTTCGCCAGCCTGGTGTTCGAAACGGTGCGCTTCTTCGGCATCGTCTCGCCGGTCGATTTCCTGTTTGGCACCAAATGGGGGCCGGACACCACCGCCAGCCCGGACGCCGTCGATCCCACCCGTTACGGGGCGGTGCCGCTGTTCTGGGGGACGATCTTCATCGGCGCGATCATCGCCATGATCGTTGCCATTCCGCTCGGCCTGATGAGCGCGATCTATCTCACCCAATATGCCGACCCGCGCGTGCGCACCTGGATCAAGCCGCTGCTGGAGATTCTCGCCGGCGTGCCGACCGTGGTCTATGGCTATTTCGCCGCGCTCACCATCGCCCCTGCGATCCGCAATGCGGCGGTTTCCCTCGGCATCGCCAGTGCCTCGACTGAAAGCGCGCTGGCCGCTGGCATCGTGATGGGAGTGATGATCATTCCCTTCGTGTCATCGATGGCGGACGATTCGATGGCCGCTGTCCCCGGCGCGATGCGCGACGGCAGCCTGGCAATGGGTGCGACCAAGTCAGAGACAATCCGCAAGGTGCTGTTCCCCGCTGCCCTGCCCGGCATCGTCGCCGGGATCATGCTCGCGGTCAGCCGCGCCATTGGCGAGACGATGATCGTGGTGATGGCCGCATCGCCTGCCGCCAATCTGACCGCCAACCCGCTTGAGCCGATGTCCACCGTGACGGTGCAGATCGTCAAGCTGCTGACCGGCGAACAGAGCACCGATCACCCCGCCACACTCAGCGCCTTTGCGCTGGGCTTTGTGCTGTTCATGGTGACGCTGGCGCTCAACTTCATCGCCCTGCGCGTCGTCAAGCGTTTCCGCGAGGCCTACGAATGA